The genomic DNA GATGCGCCACCCGAAGCCGGGGGTTGGGGAGCAACGATTGTGTATCTGCAGCCTGACCAAGCTCCAGCGGGAACGAAGAAAGAAAACGACTTGTAGCGTGCGCTATACGCACGTTTCTGCGCTGGGAACTTTTTTGCTTCGCATGCGTTCTCCTCCCAGGCAAAGACTGGAGGACGCGATGATCACGATACCTCGATTGTTCCCCTTACTTCGTTTTTCTTTCTCTTGCTGGAAAGGTCTATATCTCACCTTTTGGAGTATAGCGTTCTGCCTCTCCTTCCCAACGGCACAGTCGGTGTTCGCTGCGCCTCCCTCTCTTGCCGATACCGTCCGATTTCTTGAACAATCAACCTTTGGCCCGACCCCCGAACTTATCGGTCATGTTCAAGCAGTGGGCTTTGAAGCCTTTCTCGATGAACAGTTCACGCAGCCACTCCCTTCCTATCCTGACCTTGGTCTGTGGTCACGACGACCACCCGAAGATTGCCAAGGCGAGTGTCGCTTGCGCAATTACACCATGTATCCGCTGCAG from Deltaproteobacteria bacterium includes the following:
- a CDS encoding DUF1800 domain-containing protein, with the translated sequence MRHPKPGVGEQRLCICSLTKLQRERRKKTTCSVRYTHVSALGTFLLRMRSPPRQRLEDAMITIPRLFPLLRFSFSCWKGLYLTFWSIAFCLSFPTAQSVFAAPPSLADTVRFLEQSTFGPTPELIGHVQAVGFEAFLDEQFTQPLPSYPDLGLWSRRPPEDCQGECRLRNYTMYPLQVRFFARALLAPDQLRQRMTFALNQIFVISAEDNDLRLPSRMQPYLQVLESVLKKGLVSLRDEYTAASLSNGPDHDRMDTIEELLSPGLS